From the genome of Anopheles moucheti chromosome 3, idAnoMoucSN_F20_07, whole genome shotgun sequence, one region includes:
- the LOC128304467 gene encoding uncharacterized protein LOC128304467, giving the protein MLSKGQTLLLVVFAVAALGTVAVEGASLNRAPRQLSSLLTLSGESNARIENGTIICDTLTCPPESFKCVIVKNSTKDDVNKVQVTRECLDPAGKATSKTVTTEQSSFPGQQFESYAEIDKNGNIASFDNRGNTYNHSGTGDIHSYLYEQIEDLHKAILDQLTNAGNPFTAQ; this is encoded by the exons ATGTTGTCCAAAGGCCAAACTCTGTTGTTGGTAGTGTTTGCCGTTGCAGCTCTCGGTACTGTGGCCGTAGAAGGTGCCTCATTGAATCGAGCACCACGGCAGCTTAGCAGCCTCCTAACGCTAAGCGGCGAATCgaatgctagaatagaaaatG gaaccaTCATTTGTGACACGCTCACATGCCCACCGGAATCGTTCAAGTGTGTGATCGTCAAAAACTCCACCAAGGACGACGTGAACAAGGTTCAAGTGACGCGCGAATGCCTTGATCCGGCGGGCAAGGCGACGTCCAAGACGGTCACCACCGAACAGTCCAGCTTCCCGGGTCAGCAGTTCGAAAGCTACGCCGAAATCGATAAGAATGGCAACATTGCATCGTTCGACAATCGGGGCAACACGTACAATCACTCCGGCACCGGTGACATTCATTCCTATCTGTACGAGCAGATAGAGGACCTGCACAAGGCGATACTGGATCAGCTGACCAATGCCGGCAATCCCTTCACGGCGCAATGA